The Azospirillum baldaniorum genome contains a region encoding:
- a CDS encoding glycosyltransferase — protein sequence MPQPPAPSLLADLTAALRRPVTNGHDLKAIETLCAAFLDRPKAERAQAARELPRLAPGADTVLLLSAMAAVSGDLRYYDELLDAVEANIVQSGLEGLLHIHAGIGRQLFLMRMNPASRPGFFEERQFPFYRRILDEIRRRQAIVPAIRRAGGADTGRVVLVTNQFLSLRHQPSRDLLSYAALLEDRCGREVVILNTNIMPTEVHSLFVPSFAASVEPTLSGDQRIEADGRIYRMLSSVEPCVSPGKIGWFLEAIAALDPDVVLSLGGSCVVADLMAGTRPTLCIPTTTGATLSLADIVLDFGGGAAPAHGPLARSWRPFRFLHSLAGATPRKQGSRAAFGLDDGAFVCAVIGNRLDDEADGAFLAMLEALFDRAPRAVAVFAGHADALPRRLAVSPHAARLQCLGYVSDMGALLAVCDAYVNPLRTGGGASAAEALAAGAVPLSLPGGDVASVVGPRFTHPDYGAFVERLAALAADPAALAAAAAEARVQGSRRAGPTEAAADLSRYLDEAAALFRSRRSPAE from the coding sequence ATGCCCCAACCGCCCGCCCCTTCCCTCCTCGCCGACCTCACCGCCGCGTTGCGCCGGCCTGTGACGAACGGCCACGACCTGAAAGCCATCGAAACCCTCTGCGCGGCCTTTCTTGACCGGCCCAAGGCGGAGCGGGCGCAGGCGGCGCGGGAGTTGCCCCGGCTGGCGCCGGGGGCCGACACGGTCCTGCTGCTGTCGGCCATGGCCGCCGTCTCGGGCGATCTGCGCTATTACGACGAACTGCTCGACGCGGTGGAGGCCAACATCGTGCAATCCGGGCTGGAGGGGCTGCTGCACATCCACGCCGGCATCGGACGCCAGCTCTTTTTGATGCGCATGAACCCGGCGAGCCGCCCCGGCTTCTTCGAGGAGCGGCAGTTCCCCTTTTACCGCCGCATCCTCGACGAGATCCGCCGCCGTCAGGCCATCGTCCCGGCCATCCGCCGGGCCGGGGGAGCAGACACCGGGCGGGTCGTGCTGGTGACCAACCAGTTCCTCTCGCTGCGCCACCAGCCGTCGCGCGACCTGCTGTCCTACGCCGCCTTGCTGGAGGACCGCTGCGGGCGGGAGGTGGTGATTCTCAACACCAACATCATGCCGACGGAGGTGCACAGCCTGTTCGTGCCCTCCTTCGCGGCGTCGGTGGAGCCCACCCTCTCCGGCGATCAGCGGATCGAGGCGGACGGGCGTATCTACCGGATGCTGTCCTCGGTCGAACCCTGCGTCAGCCCCGGCAAGATCGGCTGGTTCCTGGAGGCCATCGCGGCGCTCGATCCTGATGTGGTGCTGTCGCTCGGCGGGTCCTGCGTCGTGGCCGACCTGATGGCCGGAACGCGCCCCACCCTGTGCATCCCCACCACCACCGGGGCCACCCTGTCGCTGGCCGACATCGTGCTGGATTTCGGCGGAGGCGCGGCACCCGCCCACGGGCCGCTGGCCCGGTCCTGGCGGCCCTTCCGCTTTCTGCATTCGCTGGCCGGGGCCACCCCGAGGAAACAAGGATCGCGCGCCGCCTTCGGGCTCGATGACGGCGCCTTCGTCTGCGCCGTCATCGGCAACCGGCTGGACGATGAGGCGGACGGCGCCTTCCTCGCCATGCTGGAGGCGCTGTTCGACCGCGCGCCGCGCGCCGTCGCCGTCTTCGCCGGACACGCCGACGCCCTGCCCCGGCGGCTGGCCGTGTCACCCCATGCGGCACGGCTGCAATGCCTGGGCTATGTGTCGGACATGGGCGCCCTGCTGGCGGTCTGCGACGCCTATGTGAATCCCCTGCGGACCGGCGGGGGCGCCAGCGCCGCCGAGGCCCTGGCCGCCGGGGCGGTGCCGCTGTCGCTTCCCGGCGGCGACGTCGCCAGCGTCGTCGGCCCGCGCTTCACCCACCCCGACTACGGCGCCTTCGTCGAGCGGCTGGCCGCCCTGGCTGCCGACCCCGCCGCCCTGGCCGCCGCCGCCGCGGAGGCCCGTGTCCAAGGGTCGCGCCGCGCCGGACCGACGGAGGCCGCCGCCGACCTGTCGCGCTATCTCGACGAGGCGGCGGCGCTGTTCCGCAGCCGGCGGTCGCCCGCGGAGTGA